Proteins encoded together in one Buchnera aphidicola (Cinara piceae) window:
- a CDS encoding helix-turn-helix domain-containing protein, protein MLNNRKNPSKYIVSNIFNKKVFYTPLIHYIEIALKNYFLITCKNKKNNLYQMLLSEIEKPLFDSVMQYTRGNQTKAALILGINRGTLRRKLNIYYQSKQINK, encoded by the coding sequence ATGCTAAATAATAGAAAAAATCCTAGTAAGTATATAGTATCAAATATTTTTAATAAAAAAGTATTCTATACTCCTTTAATTCATTATATTGAAATTGCTTTAAAAAATTATTTTTTAATAACATGTAAAAATAAAAAAAATAATTTATATCAAATGCTTTTATCTGAAATAGAAAAACCTCTTTTTGATAGTGTTATGCAATATACAAGAGGTAATCAAACAAAAGCAGCTTTAATTTTAGGTATTAATAGAGGTACGTTGAGAAGAAAATTAAATATTTATTATCAAAGTAAACAGATTAACA
- a CDS encoding RluA family pseudouridine synthase, whose product MFFKDKISICIKKDFNCIKIKKENIFLDIIFEDSEILVLNKPFNLVVHLGYGNISGTLFNALIYHYKNSITLPRAGIVHRLDRNTSGLLVVAKTADSYNYLISLFKKRKVIKEYDVIVIGRIEQDGFIDRPIKRNIYRRTMMTVGIGGKSALTYYKVITIFRNYTYLRVQLKTGRTHQIRVHLSSIFHPVFGDKLYYKGIKLNFLDISDKMYNFVLKFSRPALHSRMLGFIHPVINKKKTWLVNPPTDMMRLINFLYSEDMK is encoded by the coding sequence ATTTTTTTTAAAGATAAAATTTCCATTTGTATAAAAAAAGATTTTAATTGTATTAAAATAAAAAAAGAGAATATATTTTTAGATATTATTTTTGAAGATTCTGAAATATTAGTACTTAACAAACCCTTTAATTTGGTAGTACATTTAGGTTATGGAAATATTTCAGGTACGTTATTTAATGCTTTAATTTATCATTATAAAAATAGTATAACTTTACCTAGAGCTGGTATTGTTCATAGATTAGATCGAAACACTTCAGGTTTATTAGTAGTAGCTAAGACTGCTGATTCATATAACTATTTAATTTCTTTATTTAAAAAACGAAAAGTAATAAAAGAATATGATGTAATTGTTATTGGCCGAATTGAGCAAGATGGTTTTATTGATCGCCCCATTAAAAGAAATATTTACCGTAGAACTATGATGACTGTTGGTATAGGTGGAAAATCAGCTTTAACTTATTATAAAGTTATTACAATTTTTAGAAATTATACATATCTTCGTGTGCAGTTAAAAACAGGAAGAACGCATCAAATTAGAGTACATTTGTCTTCTATTTTTCACCCTGTATTTGGTGATAAACTATATTATAAAGGTATAAAATTAAATTTTTTAGATATTTCGGATAAAATGTATAATTTTGTTTTAAAATTTTCTAGGCCTGCGTTACATTCTAGAATGTTAGGTTTTATTCATCCAGTTATTAATAAAAAAAAAACTTGGTTAGTTAACCCACCAACAGATATGATGCGATTAATCAATTTTTTATATTCAGAAGATATGAAATAA
- a CDS encoding S4 domain-containing protein, which produces MSNITKLNFIVPDLKLQPYRLDKILVKLISSVSRSCIKKWILSGYIVVNNNVITSPKKKFFLKIKFPFV; this is translated from the coding sequence ATGTCTAATATAACTAAATTAAATTTTATTGTTCCTGATTTAAAATTACAACCATATAGATTAGATAAAATATTGGTAAAACTTATTTCCTCCGTTTCTCGTTCGTGTATAAAAAAATGGATTTTATCAGGATATATCGTAGTAAACAATAATGTTATAACTTCTCCAAAAAAAAAATTTTTTTTAAAGATAAAATTTCCATTTGTATAA